The Paroedura picta isolate Pp20150507F chromosome 2, Ppicta_v3.0, whole genome shotgun sequence sequence gcgggttgggaggcgcttcacgcctccctattggctgtagtccaggcaaacagccaatcagcagccgcgcacagtgcggctgctgattgacagtttggggctggactgacaagcggagggcccaatcgagaggcacttcgcgcctcccgattgggccctccgcttgtcagtccaggggaaggggcctatcggcacccttcctcatcccggacagggcccgccctcagtgcccttactgttttatttcttccgctccgctaggagcggttaaagattattatcAACACATGGGCAGGGGGGGAGGTCTTTGTAAATATTCCAGGGAGAAGCCTACATTTCCAAACCTAAAAAAAcccagatgtttttaaaattttatatcacGTTCATCGGATTGTGAAGTTTTTTATGGctggatttttaatggggttttattttaaaagccagcatggtgtagtggttaggagcctggacttctaatttggcgagctgggtttgaatctgcgcttccccacatgcagccagctgggggaccttgggctcgccatggcactgagaaaactgctcagggaaggcgattgtaagctgctttgagattccttcgggtagagaaaagcggcacataagtaccaactcttcttcttagactgttgtaacccaccatgaccACTTGTAATAGCAGGCATTAAAAGTATAttaatattgatattgatattaatattTTGGAACAACGCATAGGTGTGCTTTTTGTGTTCCCACAGCTACAACTTGGCCAAGAAACTTCCATGCATCTCCCATTAATTTTATAGCACTCCACCCCCTCATCATTCTTTCCCTGCCATACAGCCCCAAAAGAACACCATATTACTGTCAAGGAGGTGATGTCGTTGGAACATATATGTTTGGTCCATGCATCCCAAAGAGTTCAGTATCTGTCCTTTTTcaggaaaaaagaagagttggttcttatatgccgcttttccctaaccgaaggagtctcaaagcggcttacaatcgccttccctttcctctcctcacaacagacaccctgtgaggtgggtgaggctgagagagccctgagattactgatgaagaagagttggctcttatatgctgcttttctctccccgaaggagtctcaaagcggcttacagacaccctgtgaggtgggtgaggctgagagagccctgatatcactgcccggtcagaacagttttatcagtgccgtggtgagcccaaggtcacccagctggctgcatgtgggggagtgtggaatcgaacctggcatgccatattggaagtccacactcctaaccactacaccaaacctctGCACATATAGTAAATGTGAAATCGACCTATTCTGAacaggcatttttttttacatgcatTGATAATCGTTAAAAGTttattctaaaaataaaattaaacatgCAGGAGCTGGCAGGGGGGGAATGGCTGCACTGCAGGGAAGCACTAAAATGGCAGGAAAGAGGGAGGCACCAGTAAAAGCAAAGCAAGCATTACAGATACACACGATTCAGCAGCGTTGTAGGGAAAAACCGCACCAAACAAGCCTGGACACATGTTGAGGATGGTGCTGCAGCTGGAAGCTTGTTGAAAACACACTGCTGTTTGGAATTTGAAAAGAAGAGCAGCAAGACTCCCACGCCATCACCTCCGGTCTCTTAATCCTTTAATACAGACTCCGAACCTCCAAATACCTCCTAGCAACCCTCCAACCCTCCATGGCTGTGTCCCCCTCCTGAGAAAAGTACATTTGGAAGATGTGGtttagaaaagaggaaatagaggtggtggaggaggaaagagaagtgGTGCTTCTTCCATTTGCCCTGCTGTTTTTACCTCCCTCATCCCATAAGAGAAGggcagtgtggtgtactggtgaAGAGGGCAGGGCTGGTATCTCCAGCTGCGGAAGCtctctgggagaccttgggccagccgcactctctcagcctaacattacctcacaggactgtggtGAGAGCAAAAttgagagaatgatgtaagctcccCTTCAGCCCccctgggggagaaaggcagggcacaaTACGCAAGTGGACCAGATGTCTTCTCTGTTTgctcttttttggaggggagatgATGCCCAGGAAGTTAGGCCTTGAGGCTGTAAACAGACAAGATTCAGTTCCCTTATAATCCCCCTGGACttcctttcttgtgcatgcatgaGCTGCAGCTCGCTTTAGCATTTTTATGTACTTTTTTTGAAGCAGGGACTAATTTCTGTTTGCCAGCCCAGCCTGGAAATCTATTAAGCTTCAGTAAGCCAGCAAGTGCTTAACATCCACCCTGACCTGCAGTGCTATACTAACACAGCCAGCCACTCACCATCCATCTATTTCTATTATAAGCATCTTAAGATATCCCTGACCTTTTTGAGGCTGCACAAACTTTGGGGATTTTGAGACACACCCTGGAGAAGCCCTTGACTTCGGGGTAAAGGTTGGAACCAGTCAATTAAATCCACAGATTTTGGGACTGAGAGGAACTGGATGCCCTTTATGGAGAAGGCAGGCTGAGGAGTAATTATCCTTTGTCCACCTGCCAAGAAGCAGCATTCTTCTGCAGGACCATAATCTTCCAGATTCTTGTGATTATGATTGGGTAGAGGGAACAAGCAGGAAGCATGTGGGGTCCAACCTCACTTCAGGGGAGGTCAAAGAAGAAACTCTTCCAGTCGGGAGAGCAAGAGttaaagaagaagtagaagaagagttggttcttatatgctgcttttctctacccgaaggaggctcaaagcggcttacagtcgccttcccattcctctccccacaacagacaccctgtggggtgggtgaggctgagagagccctgatattcctgctcggtcagagcagttttatcagtgctgtggcttgcccaaggtcacccagatggctgcatgtgggggagtgcagaatcgaacccagcatgccagattagaagtccacactcctaaccactacaccaaactggctcttagagaGCCTAACATGTACTTCGGAAAGAGTACAAGCCAAGAACAAAGGAGAAATGGTCTGTCTCAGCTAGCCTCTGTTTCAAAGTTCAAGTTTGCTTTGGCCCATGCCTTGGGAATGGATGTGAGCTAAAGCCAATGACTGGTACAATCCAGTTATCAATGTAGCTTTATTTCGGTTTGTTTCTGTGACACTGCTTGAATTCtgatgtgagtttcctgtgctCCTAGGAAAACAGAAGTAGGTtaaaaagcttcccccccccccaataacggAACACTTCATGTttaagggaaagaaaggaagaaaacttAGCCTCAAAAAATGAATTATCAAGAAGAAAGCATGAAAACGCTTTATTAAACCGTATTTCACTGTACACGCCAAGCCAACGGGATACGCAAGAATTGTTGACACACATTCTGAGAAGGAAGATTCGCGTCCACCAAAATTCAATAGAACATTGACTGCACAACCTCTACCACTTTGAGCGCTGGCACttaagagcaggggggggggctctcttggGATGGTTTGCAGATCACAGGACTGTTAAACGAGGCTGATTGGAGGAGAGAACATTTGACCACAGTTGCTGGCAAAAGAATTAGAGCAAGGCTACTGCTTTGGACCAACCCTGCTCCTAAAGCAATACAATCATAatcaggaggggggaaacaaacgaACAAACCATGAATAACATGATGCTCAAGATTCAGCAAAATTAcatccattttgtttctttttcttacaaTGCCTTGACACTGCACAAAAGGAGGGGACGACCCTGCTTTGGACAAAATGCAGAGTCTGAAATGGTCCAGCGTTAAGTCAGTCAACAGCAAAAATGCTTGCAGCCCACTGCAACTGAAAGCTAGGAGGACTATGCATCCTGGCCTATTTGCATATTAAATAGAAAAaatacattctttttttaaaaaaagcacaaatcaagggttttttttttcaaacccaCGTACCAgactctcacttcctctcttcttcttttttttttttggtttagctTATTTTACTGAGTTCAGCATTTTCATTCATGCATTGATTTATACTACACCAAGGATTTCTGGACAAATGTAAGTATTGCACATTAATCTTacaagcagattttttaaaaaaaggtatagCAACAGCATTTATCACACCACCCTTACGTGTTTGCCCTGTTAAACACTCTAACAGACCACATGGAAGATTGAGAAACAAACCTTCAAacgcccctgaaataattttgtagTAATGGCAACGTTTCTGCAACACGTAGAATAAATGAACGTTTTGCAGGAGtttatgaaaacaaaggtgcaattGCTGGGGGGGACTGTTACTGAAAGATTAGCTGTATGTTATTGCcagtcatacacacacacacacaactacaaACAGATCTAAGGATTTCTTATGCAAATACGAAAGCTGAAATATATGCATGGAACTGCCTGGCCAACGGTTCCCCTGCTGAATATGAAGTCAGAAGCAACACAGGTGAAGGGAAACACACAGCAACATTGCTCTCGAAATGATCTCAATAGGGGTTTCCCAATCCCAGAGAAACTGCACGTGCTCCAGATGAAGTTGTGCACGCGTGCAAAAAAAGCCATTGCagctaaagttaaaaaaaaaaaaacaactttctaaAAGTGAAACGTCCTAATTATAGCTGTTCAAAACATCGTCTGAAGATAGACTAGAGCACTACACATGCAAGCAGGTATattaagggattttttttaatgagcaggAAAGGTTACGGGGAAAGACAAGGTGAAGCGTTCAGTAAGTTTGTTAATCGGCACCAAGTTCTATTTTgcctcaacaacaaaaaaaaggatCTGTAATTTTGACAAGAGATTTGCCAGGCAGAGACACACGAGGCAAGAAGACCATTTTCAAAGTCAGTGAACAAGCTTCTTCTTTGGCAatctaaaaacacaaaaacaaaacacccactcatttttttaaaaaatacaatgttTTCTTCCGGCTGAAATAGGTGAGGCACGGAAACACTGCAAGTTACTGGATCAGGATGGGAATCTCTGGGGCACGCTGGCTTATTGACTGAAAACTCTTCCTAATAAGAgagtaattttttttccaaacaatAAAACCCAAAAGGTAACATTCTTCTGATCCACTCTATGGCTGAAGTCTGAAACGGGATCTGGTGCGCCGGAGACGCGACCAAAAAAAGCAGCATGAGGCCAACAGCCAAAGTTATAGGTGTGCCCTCAAACTCATGTGTCACTTTAAAAGGCACTTGTATACTAAAGACAGCCTCGTTTCGTCTAATCACACGTCAAACTTTAATATGCGGGTGCAAATGCAATATATGAAAGCGGCTGGGCTGGTAATCCTCTAGATTGAAGCCAGTTCTCCGCGCATATTAAAAATTACTACCcagtaagcttttaaaaataaaatgaggtCTGTTTTCTACGGATTTCCGGAGGCCACTAACGACGCACTCTGCAACACTACGTTGGATGCTGGCTTCGGCTTTCCTGAACCTGTAAGTAAACAGGGAAGCACAAAAGCTAAACTGAACTCCAGCATGTTTTATTGATCTGGACGAGAACAATTAATAAGCTGCAGGGCTCTACTAAAGgcaagagaaggggagagggggggaaaaacacacacacacgtttctttGTCCATTATGCAACTGGGCTGGTAACGTGACAGACAGCGGTACTTCAGTTAAAAGAGAAGCATTTGCGGGTTGGACTGcttgaaaaaaatcaggaaccgttgtgtgtgtggggggagagacacAGTGCATTCCGCACATCTAGATGCTTAAAAAGCAGTATGTATAGTCTTCTTACATATCCAGGGGGTTTCACGGGAACTTTTAAGCTGAGAAGGACTGGGGGCCTACAAGCAAGATAGCAAGACCTTTACCCAAGACCAATGAGTCTGGGCTAAGTCTGGGCGTGGAAACTCTCGCATGCAGCCAACATGATCTCCAAGCATCCAACAGAAGCTTCCGTTTCGGAGGCTCTCGGCCACCGAAGAATTCCGTGTGGTCCTTCCACAGCAGTGACCTTCCCGCTCCCATTCTAAGCTACAACATTCCATTTCTGAGGTTATCGCAATCCCTTCAATTCCTGTGCTATAAGGGAGGACTGAGATTAGTTCTAAGCGCAAAGCCTGAACTAACCAGGCAGGACGCCTTCAGGGTCTGGGGTGCACAAGGCTGCAGCTGATCGCCCCACCCCACAGTTGGTAACATGCAGATCTATGGAAAACTTCCCAACCCTCTAAAAGTGAGAGCTGAGCAAGATTAAACCAAAACACATagaggggaggggccggggggaaATGAGCCATGAGTAATTTGCATTTAATCCTTTGGATCGCGACAGTGCCTTCGAAGCATCCCCCGACAGCCAGGTCTAGGCTGGCTTGCAGCTCGCAAATTCAGCTCCTGGGATCTTCTTGTCGTCACCTTGACTGAACGATTAGGAAGCCACTTATGACAGGCTGCACTCCTTCCCGGTGCAGAAGGCCAGGGCGGCCGCTCTTTGTGACGGAAGGCGAGGAGATAAAGGCAAAGAGCCGCGACCAAATACACAAACAGCACGCAGATCGCTGCCCCGGCCAGGCCGGGACAGCAAAGGACACAACTGCTGTGTCGCCCAATCCGACACTGCCTCAGCCCCAAGGACAAAAGCAAACCACGTCGCTCTGGATTCTGTCGGGAGGTTGGTGGGCATGaagtgcaaaaacaaaacaaaacaaacaaatccaaaaaaaaaaagaaaagaaaaagcgtCAACGTCTAGCGCGAAATCTCAGTGGTTTTAGTATTCCCATTCGTCCGTTTTAATGTCCAGGTAGTACAAGATATTCTGCGCCAGCTTCACCGCCTGCTTCCTGGCCGCTTTGGAGCGCTCGTCTCCTTGGGGATCTACGGCGTCGAGGGACAGGAGCTGCTTTGTGAGCAGCTCCTCCAGCCTCATGTAGTTCTTGTCCGTCCGGTTCCCGTCAAAGGACAGCACCTCCTGGAGGATCTGGGACAGGGTCCCGAGGATGTCCCAGACGGCTTTGTGGGGGGCGGGCTCCGCCTCCGCCTGCTGCAAGAGCAGCTCCCGCCGGACGAGCGCTTCTTTGAGGTCGACGTACGTGATGACCGTCTGCACTTCGATCACCGCCCGCCGCCTGGCCTCCCGGATGCAGGGGTTCTTACCTGGGCTCACctcatccagctgggtgatgaGCCCCTGCAGCTCGGCCTTGGACTTCAGGTACAGGTCTGCGGCCCGGTCCCCTTTCAAGAGAGACGAGTGTATCTCTTTCACCTTCTTGCGGATCTCTTCGATCTTGAGGATGCACCTGTTCTGCGCCAGGTCGTAGGCGTAGGTGGAATCGGCCTCTTCTTCCAGGTCGAGGTACTTCTGCAGCTTGTTGATCTCCTCCACGACTTCCTTGCGGTAGTTCCTGATTTCCGGGTGGCCGCAGACGTCCAAGGCATCCAAGTCGGCGATCAGGCCCGTCAGCACGCAAGACAGATGCCGGCAGGTCTCGTTGCTGTTCACTCCCATCAGGACGGCGATCAGAGTCCCCCTGGCTTTGTTGACGTCGCACATGACGGAGTTGATCTTGGCGACAGAAGGGTGCGCGTCGGTGGAGAGGGGCAACGACGGCTGCTGCCTCGCACAGTTGTCTATGATCTCTTGGACGGCACAGACTTTGGTCAGCGTGCGGTACCTGGCTTTCCGCAGAGAGGTTTTCCCTCCGGTTTTCACCTGGGTGAGCCGGAAGATGATGTCCTGGATGCCTTCATCAAATTCCTCGGTGACGCAGTTGCCTCCTTTATAAAACCCGGTGATCTCGTGCTCCACCAGAGCTTGCGCCTCTTTGAAGATGGATTCCAGCTCCAGCCGCTGGGGATGGTTGGCGTTCTGCTCCAGCTCCCTAAGCAGCCTCTCGATTTCCTGGGCGGCTCGCTTCCGGGCTTGCTGGACATCCCCTCGGCCTTCCGTGTCCACCGAATCGATTTCAAAAAGCTGCTTGGTCAAAGCCCTCTCGAGTTTCTTGTACGCCCGGTCGCCGGACAGGCCGCTGAAGGCGGCTACTTGCGGCTCAAACTCTTTGACGTCCTTCTGTATTTCTTGTAACCTTTTAATGGAGGGATGTTGGTTGCCCATCTCCATTCTTTTTTCTTCATCCAGTTTCAACAGAGCTAAAAAAGAACCATGAAAAAGACACAGCGGTTGAAATTTCGAACACATATCTGACCGCCAGTCTGTATttctcggtgtagtggttaggagcgagaactctggtgagccgggtttgattccccgctcccccacatgcagccggctggatgaccttgggctcgccaatgcactgataaagctgttctgactgagcagtaatatcagggccctcttagCCTcactacctcaccgggtgtctgttgcggggagaggaaaggaaaggcggctgtaagcccctttgagtcctttgggtagagaaaagcggcatataagaaccaactcttcttctaaaattcagTTTTCTGTTACAAAATGTTAACATTTGTGTGGGCTTCTGAAAAAACAACCACTGCATAATCTCAGAACTGTCTCTAGGATGTCAAATAGTTAGTGCTAAGGGAACTATATtgaagactcatagaatcatggagttgcaagggacctccagggtcatctagtccaaccccctgcagaatgcaggaaactcacaactacctgaccacccatagtgaccccaattccatacccagataaCACCCcctctaaaaaacaaacaaaagacttgctggccagtctgggctggaaatttgcctcctgaccccaaagtggagattggctgcttctccttgtgccaCAAGATTGGCAACTCCTTGTGCCACAAGATCTAAGCACTGACaccacccttcctgcccacccactcacaatctgcctaagcagaagaagagctggttccttaataccctgcttttctctacccaaaggagactaaaagcagcttacaatcgccttcccttcctctccccaccacagacaccctgtgaagtagagtTCTAACAGAGctgctctataagaacagctctaacaggactgtgactagcccaacgtcacccagttggctgcctgtggaggagtggagaatcaaacctggatctccagattagaggccactgttgctcttaactgctacaccaagctgctgatgaagaagatgaagaagagttggttcttatatgccgcttttctctacccgaaggaggctcaaagcagtcgccttccctttcctctccccacagcagacaccctgtgaggtgggtgaggctgagagagccctgatcttactgctcggtcagaacagttttatcagtgctgtggtgagcccaaggtcacccagctggttgcatgtgggggagcgcagaatcgaacccagcatgccagattagaagtccgcagttctaaccactacaccaaactggctcaacccTCTGAGCCCAGCATGGtgaggtggttaagagtggaggactATAAcggggagaaccaggttcagttccccacaggaagccagtgggtgaccttggcatagtctcagaactctcacagtcccacctgcctcacaaagaagactgttttgtaaactgctttgaaattccttaagCTGgctgaaagcagggtataaaagccttttcc is a genomic window containing:
- the BAG5 gene encoding BAG family molecular chaperone regulator 5 isoform X1, which produces MAAPTRPTGGRSDSPRQPGRDPLSFVLFGRRRCCWIPVSLALLKLDEEKRMEMGNQHPSIKRLQEIQKDVKEFEPQVAAFSGLSGDRAYKKLERALTKQLFEIDSVDTEGRGDVQQARKRAAQEIERLLRELEQNANHPQRLELESIFKEAQALVEHEITGFYKGGNCVTEEFDEGIQDIIFRLTQVKTGGKTSLRKARYRTLTKVCAVQEIIDNCARQQPSLPLSTDAHPSVAKINSVMCDVNKARGTLIAVLMGVNSNETCRHLSCVLTGLIADLDALDVCGHPEIRNYRKEVVEEINKLQKYLDLEEEADSTYAYDLAQNRCILKIEEIRKKVKEIHSSLLKGDRAADLYLKSKAELQGLITQLDEVSPGKNPCIREARRRAVIEVQTVITYVDLKEALVRRELLLQQAEAEPAPHKAVWDILGTLSQILQEVLSFDGNRTDKNYMRLEELLTKQLLSLDAVDPQGDERSKAARKQAVKLAQNILYYLDIKTDEWEY
- the BAG5 gene encoding BAG family molecular chaperone regulator 5 isoform X2, which produces MEMGNQHPSIKRLQEIQKDVKEFEPQVAAFSGLSGDRAYKKLERALTKQLFEIDSVDTEGRGDVQQARKRAAQEIERLLRELEQNANHPQRLELESIFKEAQALVEHEITGFYKGGNCVTEEFDEGIQDIIFRLTQVKTGGKTSLRKARYRTLTKVCAVQEIIDNCARQQPSLPLSTDAHPSVAKINSVMCDVNKARGTLIAVLMGVNSNETCRHLSCVLTGLIADLDALDVCGHPEIRNYRKEVVEEINKLQKYLDLEEEADSTYAYDLAQNRCILKIEEIRKKVKEIHSSLLKGDRAADLYLKSKAELQGLITQLDEVSPGKNPCIREARRRAVIEVQTVITYVDLKEALVRRELLLQQAEAEPAPHKAVWDILGTLSQILQEVLSFDGNRTDKNYMRLEELLTKQLLSLDAVDPQGDERSKAARKQAVKLAQNILYYLDIKTDEWEY